A single Thermosynechococcus vestitus BP-1 DNA region contains:
- a CDS encoding DUF3120 domain-containing protein: protein MRLGSRLAWLLFGFAAFLVSIPVFIEAPLVRTFPWLSLALTPPLLGLSFCLQRHPHCRYWGEMLYGFSWCWGAGSLYWGWLRWEPLWHLPIEALPIPLMLWHLRRRQQLVGVFFFGGSFLGTAITDAYFYLIDVIPHWRAIMYLEGDVISVQEMLTQAIAQAQTFSGQVWGVLLSLTLLLIGLLPLFESQIRRGYPAVLPVWGFMGAVLSTLVVDGFFGLTIGLISMG, encoded by the coding sequence TTGCGCCTGGGCTCACGGCTGGCTTGGTTGCTCTTTGGCTTTGCCGCCTTCTTGGTCTCCATTCCCGTTTTCATTGAGGCGCCTCTCGTGCGGACATTCCCTTGGCTGAGTTTGGCTTTGACGCCGCCGCTTCTGGGTCTTAGTTTCTGCCTCCAACGCCACCCCCACTGCCGCTATTGGGGCGAGATGCTTTATGGATTTAGCTGGTGCTGGGGGGCAGGTTCCCTCTACTGGGGATGGCTGCGCTGGGAACCCCTGTGGCATTTGCCCATTGAGGCTCTACCCATTCCGCTCATGCTCTGGCACCTCCGGCGGCGGCAGCAACTGGTGGGGGTGTTCTTTTTTGGCGGATCGTTTCTGGGCACAGCCATCACTGATGCCTACTTTTACTTGATTGATGTGATTCCCCATTGGCGAGCCATTATGTATCTCGAAGGGGATGTCATTTCAGTTCAGGAGATGCTCACACAGGCGATCGCCCAGGCCCAGACCTTTAGTGGCCAGGTGTGGGGAGTTCTCTTGAGCCTGACTTTGCTCCTCATTGGTTTGCTGCCCCTCTTTGAATCCCAGATTCGTCGTGGCTATCCCGCCGTCTTGCCCGTCTGGGGATTTATGGGGGCTGTCTTGAGTACGCTGGTTGTCGATGGTTTCTTTGGTCTCACCATTGGCCTAATATCGATGGGATAA
- a CDS encoding alpha-ketoacid dehydrogenase subunit beta has protein sequence MAETLMFNALRAAIDEEMERDPTVFVLGEDVGHYGGSYKVTKDLYKKYGELRLLDTPIAENSFTGMAIGAAMTGLRPIVEGMNMGFLLLAFNQIANNAGMLRYTSGGNFKIPIVIRGPGGVGRQLGAEHSQRLEAYFQAVPGLKIVACSTPYNAKGLLKSAIRDPNPVLFFEHVLLYNLKEDLPEEEYLLPLDKAEVVRTGEDVTILTYSRMRHHVLQAVKTLEKEGYDPEVIDLISLKPLDFETIGASIRKTHRVVIVEECMKTGGIGAELSASIMERYFDELDAPVIRLSSKDVPTPYNGTLENLTIVQPPQIVAAVQKLVQGQV, from the coding sequence ATGGCTGAGACCCTCATGTTTAATGCCCTTCGTGCTGCCATTGATGAAGAAATGGAGCGGGATCCCACAGTCTTTGTGCTGGGGGAAGATGTGGGACATTATGGCGGCTCCTACAAAGTCACCAAAGACCTCTACAAAAAGTATGGTGAACTGCGCCTATTGGATACCCCCATTGCCGAAAATAGCTTTACGGGCATGGCCATTGGGGCAGCCATGACTGGCTTGCGTCCCATTGTTGAGGGCATGAACATGGGCTTTTTGCTCTTGGCCTTCAATCAAATTGCCAACAATGCTGGCATGCTCCGCTACACCTCTGGCGGCAACTTCAAAATTCCGATTGTCATCCGTGGTCCCGGTGGGGTTGGGCGACAACTGGGGGCCGAGCACTCCCAACGCCTCGAAGCCTACTTTCAAGCGGTGCCGGGATTAAAAATCGTTGCCTGCTCGACTCCCTACAACGCCAAAGGCTTGCTCAAATCGGCGATTCGCGATCCGAATCCGGTGCTGTTCTTTGAGCATGTGCTCCTGTACAACCTCAAGGAGGACCTCCCAGAGGAAGAATATCTCCTGCCGCTTGATAAAGCCGAAGTTGTTCGCACTGGCGAAGATGTAACCATCTTGACCTACTCGCGGATGCGTCACCATGTTCTGCAAGCGGTGAAAACCCTTGAAAAAGAGGGCTACGACCCCGAAGTAATTGACCTGATTTCCCTAAAGCCCTTGGACTTTGAGACAATTGGTGCCTCAATTCGCAAAACCCATCGCGTGGTGATTGTAGAAGAGTGCATGAAGACAGGGGGAATTGGTGCCGAACTTTCAGCTTCAATCATGGAACGCTACTTTGATGAGCTGGATGCACCGGTCATTCGCCTTTCTTCCAAAGATGTTCCTACCCCCTACAATGGCACCCTAGAGAATCTGACGATTGTGCAACCGCCTCAAATTGTAGCGGCAGTGCAAAAGCTGGTGCAGGGACAGGTTTAG
- a CDS encoding GAF domain-containing sensor histidine kinase, giving the protein MLWPASEEFAALCRTQLELVVNSLGASSLAVYLSETLNDSPSWSPVAVYPEAASLLSLAIPPTLPPPTQVPETSLSHYPQQVVSSLANQLILPLMYQNWVLGVLVAQRQHRPWLAAEQAQLQQVAQTLAIACVLDQRQQWLSHSPAQPLDQRQQRFDDLLHQLRNPVAAIRTFVKLLLKRLEPDHKGRPLAEGIAKETERLMALLEDYRQQRNDIPALTGSQPLPLAGKPLDLAETLLPLISAAQARAEMEGKTFVVEIPPQLPPIWLEERVLQEVVGNLLDNAFKYTPKGGTIGLRLMLSSPALELTVWDTGCGIPKEAQPRLFERGYRGVQADSGIEGSGLGLAIAQDLLRPYGLSLRVTSPYAGDRGTAFTLAIPWQMKVEP; this is encoded by the coding sequence ATGCTCTGGCCAGCCAGTGAAGAATTTGCTGCCCTCTGTCGCACCCAACTAGAACTTGTTGTCAACAGCTTGGGTGCCTCTTCACTGGCGGTCTATCTTAGTGAAACCCTCAACGACTCGCCCTCGTGGTCTCCCGTTGCTGTCTATCCAGAGGCGGCATCCCTGCTGAGCTTAGCCATTCCCCCGACACTACCACCGCCAACCCAAGTCCCTGAGACCTCTTTAAGCCATTACCCTCAACAGGTGGTCTCATCCTTGGCCAACCAACTCATCCTGCCCCTGATGTACCAAAATTGGGTCTTGGGGGTACTGGTGGCGCAGCGGCAACACCGTCCTTGGCTGGCAGCAGAGCAGGCACAATTGCAACAGGTGGCACAAACCCTGGCCATCGCCTGCGTCTTGGATCAACGGCAACAATGGCTCAGTCACTCCCCTGCCCAGCCACTGGATCAACGGCAACAGCGCTTTGACGATCTGCTCCATCAACTGCGCAATCCCGTGGCCGCCATTCGCACCTTTGTCAAGCTCCTGCTCAAACGCTTGGAACCTGATCACAAGGGGCGTCCCCTCGCCGAAGGCATTGCCAAGGAAACGGAGCGGCTCATGGCACTGTTGGAGGACTATCGCCAACAGCGCAACGATATTCCTGCCCTCACAGGCAGCCAGCCCCTACCCCTTGCGGGTAAACCCCTCGATCTGGCTGAAACCCTCTTGCCACTGATCAGCGCCGCCCAAGCTCGCGCTGAAATGGAGGGTAAAACTTTTGTGGTGGAGATACCGCCTCAACTGCCGCCGATCTGGCTCGAGGAACGGGTGCTTCAGGAGGTTGTCGGTAATCTACTGGACAATGCCTTTAAGTACACCCCGAAAGGGGGCACGATTGGTCTGCGCTTGATGCTCTCGTCCCCCGCCTTAGAATTAACCGTTTGGGATACCGGCTGTGGTATTCCTAAGGAGGCGCAGCCGCGTCTTTTTGAACGGGGCTATCGAGGGGTTCAAGCAGACAGTGGGATTGAGGGCAGCGGTCTGGGCTTGGCCATTGCTCAGGATTTGCTGCGTCCCTATGGTCTGAGCCTGCGGGTGACCAGTCCCTACGCAGGCGATCGCGGTACGGCCTTCACCTTAGCCATTCCCTGGCAAATGAAGGTGGAACCATGA
- the bioD gene encoding dethiobiotin synthase — translation MTGVDTGVGKTMITRALWSYAHRYRPQERWGILKPMQSGTAVEIGDGDYYCQTLPLEQTPREVCPLSFAAPLAPPIAAQLENRRIDLAPLWQTYQQLQERFDYLLVEGIGGLGSPITWEWTVADLAAAWKLPIVLVATVRLGAIAQIVANIALARQYQLVIRGLILNCVSPCSDAEIEQWTPPVFLSRFTQVPVLGVLPYGQHSNEQLAAMVAEWPLDLLWR, via the coding sequence ATTACCGGTGTCGATACTGGTGTGGGCAAAACAATGATCACACGAGCACTGTGGTCCTATGCCCATCGCTATCGTCCCCAAGAACGCTGGGGCATTCTCAAGCCCATGCAAAGTGGAACAGCGGTTGAAATTGGGGATGGGGATTACTACTGTCAAACCCTACCTCTGGAACAAACGCCCAGGGAGGTGTGCCCTCTGAGTTTTGCAGCCCCCCTTGCGCCTCCCATTGCAGCCCAATTGGAAAATCGCAGGATTGATTTAGCCCCCCTCTGGCAGACTTACCAGCAGCTTCAGGAGCGATTTGATTATCTTTTAGTTGAAGGCATTGGGGGTCTTGGATCGCCCATTACTTGGGAGTGGACGGTGGCGGATTTGGCAGCCGCTTGGAAGTTGCCCATTGTTTTAGTGGCAACGGTACGCCTGGGGGCGATCGCCCAAATTGTGGCCAATATTGCCCTTGCCCGGCAGTACCAGTTGGTCATTCGCGGTCTGATTCTCAACTGTGTCAGCCCCTGTAGTGATGCCGAGATTGAACAGTGGACTCCGCCAGTATTTCTCAGCCGTTTTACCCAAGTGCCGGTGTTGGGGGTACTGCCCTATGGTCAACACTCCAATGAACAGTTGGCGGCAATGGTCGCTGAATGGCCACTGGATCTGCTTTGGCGCTGA
- a CDS encoding GH116 family glycosyl hydrolase yields the protein MIEFANCAWTRAIGQGWETPYRVRYASNLDDGPWYGMPLGGFGAGCIGRSSAGDFNLWHVDGGEHIFGTLPACQFSLFEQGEQTQAYALGSAPKDGRLSSWQWYPAGKGTYAVRYPRSWFVYEGVFRAQITCEQFSPILPHNYQETSYPVAVFLWTFSNPTDQSLTLSLMLSWQNTVGWFCNTTPSSAIAIRDDGSPVYTYTPRWGQSDGNFNELIQTESFQGWRLRRMPHPNPPQEGDGEWAALIPTGLGEFFGCSRWQPEGDGAHLWQSFSVDGSLPFVNDPTPAAAGEQVAAAFALRFSLAPGERKQIPVVLAWDFPVTEFGKGVIYYRRYTDFCDRHGTNAVTLAAQALAAYATWQEQIRTWQAPILSHPDWPDWFKMALCNELYVLSSGGSLWSAASDRDPVGQFAVLECLDYRWYESLDVRLYGSFALLQLWPELEKSVMRAFARAIPTADPTLRIIGYFYRGDPETAYKAPRKLANAVPHDLGAPNEHPWEKTNYTAYQDCNLWKDLASDFVLLVYRDFLFTGGTDLNFARECWPAVVAALDHLKQFDQDGDGLPENGGAPDQTYDDWKLQGVSAYCGGLWLAALEAAIALGTLLQQPQVEIYRQWLSQARPRYHQLLWNGEYYRLDTGSGSDVIMADQLCGQFYAQLLGLVDIVPPDCCDRALRKIYDTCFLKFHNGQFGAANGLLPNGQPENPHATHPLEVWTGINFGLAAFLWQRGMIDEAWRLAEVVVRQIYENGLQFRTPEAITANGTFRACMYLRPMAIWALALVSGGSRLP from the coding sequence ATGCCCCTTGGTGGCTTTGGCGCTGGCTGTATTGGCCGTTCTTCTGCGGGGGACTTTAACCTTTGGCACGTTGATGGCGGAGAGCACATCTTTGGCACCCTGCCCGCCTGTCAATTTAGTCTTTTTGAGCAGGGAGAGCAAACACAGGCCTATGCCCTAGGCAGTGCCCCCAAGGATGGCCGCCTCAGCAGTTGGCAGTGGTACCCCGCTGGCAAAGGCACCTATGCGGTGCGGTACCCGCGGAGTTGGTTTGTCTATGAGGGGGTCTTTAGGGCCCAAATCACCTGTGAACAGTTTTCACCGATTCTACCCCACAACTACCAAGAAACCAGTTACCCGGTGGCGGTGTTTCTGTGGACATTCAGCAATCCCACAGATCAGTCCCTCACCCTAAGCCTAATGCTCTCGTGGCAAAATACCGTCGGTTGGTTTTGCAATACTACCCCTTCCTCGGCCATTGCTATCCGTGATGATGGTAGCCCTGTCTATACCTACACGCCCCGCTGGGGTCAAAGTGACGGCAATTTTAATGAACTGATTCAAACGGAGTCGTTTCAAGGTTGGCGACTGCGCCGTATGCCCCACCCCAACCCACCCCAAGAAGGGGATGGCGAATGGGCAGCATTGATTCCCACAGGCCTGGGCGAGTTTTTTGGCTGTAGTCGCTGGCAGCCAGAGGGGGATGGGGCACACCTGTGGCAATCATTTTCTGTGGATGGTTCCCTACCCTTTGTTAATGATCCCACCCCAGCGGCAGCGGGAGAGCAGGTGGCCGCCGCTTTTGCCCTGCGCTTTTCCTTAGCACCGGGGGAAAGAAAACAAATTCCTGTGGTCCTAGCGTGGGACTTTCCCGTGACCGAGTTTGGCAAGGGAGTGATCTATTACCGTCGTTACACGGATTTTTGCGATCGCCACGGTACTAATGCCGTCACCCTTGCCGCCCAAGCCCTCGCCGCCTATGCCACGTGGCAAGAGCAGATTCGCACTTGGCAAGCACCGATCCTCAGTCACCCCGACTGGCCGGACTGGTTCAAGATGGCACTGTGCAATGAGCTATACGTTCTCAGTAGTGGGGGCAGCCTCTGGAGTGCAGCCAGCGATCGCGATCCTGTGGGTCAGTTTGCCGTTTTAGAATGCCTTGACTACCGCTGGTATGAAAGTCTGGATGTGCGTCTTTATGGTTCCTTTGCCCTGCTGCAATTGTGGCCAGAGCTGGAAAAATCCGTGATGCGTGCCTTTGCGCGGGCCATTCCGACAGCAGATCCAACCCTGAGAATCATTGGCTACTTCTATCGCGGTGATCCCGAAACCGCCTACAAAGCGCCTCGTAAACTGGCCAATGCCGTCCCCCACGATCTCGGTGCCCCCAATGAGCACCCTTGGGAAAAGACCAACTACACGGCCTACCAAGACTGTAATCTGTGGAAAGATTTGGCCTCGGATTTTGTGCTCTTGGTCTATCGCGACTTTTTGTTCACGGGGGGGACGGATCTCAATTTTGCCCGGGAGTGCTGGCCGGCGGTGGTGGCCGCCCTAGACCATTTGAAACAATTTGACCAGGATGGCGATGGCCTGCCAGAAAATGGGGGTGCCCCGGATCAAACCTACGATGACTGGAAACTACAGGGAGTCAGTGCCTACTGTGGTGGCTTGTGGTTGGCAGCCCTAGAGGCGGCGATCGCCCTCGGCACGCTTCTCCAACAACCGCAGGTGGAGATCTACCGCCAGTGGCTTAGCCAAGCTCGGCCCCGCTACCATCAACTGCTGTGGAATGGCGAGTACTATCGTCTCGATACCGGCAGTGGCTCCGATGTGATCATGGCGGATCAACTGTGTGGCCAGTTTTATGCCCAACTCCTGGGCCTGGTGGATATTGTGCCCCCGGACTGTTGCGATCGCGCCCTGCGCAAAATTTACGACACCTGTTTTCTCAAATTTCACAACGGCCAGTTCGGTGCCGCCAATGGCCTATTGCCCAACGGCCAACCTGAAAACCCCCACGCTACCCATCCCCTTGAAGTGTGGACGGGGATTAACTTTGGTTTGGCTGCCTTTTTATGGCAGCGGGGAATGATCGACGAAGCATGGCGTTTAGCCGAAGTGGTGGTACGGCAAATCTACGAGAATGGCCTGCAATTTCGTACGCCGGAGGCGATTACGGCCAATGGTACCTTCCGTGCCTGTATGTACCTGCGCCCTATGGCCATCTGGGCACTGGCCCTTGTCAGTGGGGGATCACGATTGCCCTAA
- a CDS encoding RNA-guided endonuclease InsQ/TnpB family protein: protein MEKAFSYRFYPTTEQESLLRRTLGCVRLVYNRALAARTEAWYERKERLDYVQTSALLTKWKKQDDLQFLNEVSSVPLQQALRHLQSAFTNFFAGRAKYPNFKKKRNGGSAEFTKSAFRWKDGKVFLAKCNEPLNIRWSRRLPDGVEPSTVTIRLNPAGQWYISLRFDDPRDLTLQPVDPSVGLDVGMSSLITLSTGEKIANPKHFNRYYKRLRKAQRSLSRKQKGSRNWDKARLKVAKIHQKISDSRKDHLHQLTTRLIRENQTIVIESLAVKNMVKNRQLARSISDAGWGELVRQLEYKAQWYGRTLVKIDRWFPSSKRCGQCGHIVERLPLSVREWDCPKCGAHHDRDINAAGNILAVGHTVTVCGAGVRPDRHTSGGQLRRSRKSQK from the coding sequence ATGGAAAAGGCTTTCAGTTACCGCTTCTACCCAACGACCGAGCAGGAATCCCTGCTTCGGAGAACATTGGGCTGTGTTCGGTTGGTTTATAATCGAGCACTGGCAGCCAGAACAGAAGCCTGGTATGAACGAAAAGAGAGACTTGACTACGTTCAAACCTCTGCCTTGCTTACTAAGTGGAAGAAGCAAGATGACCTCCAGTTTTTGAATGAGGTTAGCTCTGTCCCCTTGCAGCAGGCATTGAGACATCTGCAATCTGCTTTCACTAACTTTTTTGCAGGTCGGGCGAAATATCCCAACTTCAAAAAGAAACGTAATGGCGGTAGCGCAGAATTCACCAAGTCTGCTTTTAGGTGGAAAGACGGAAAAGTATTCTTGGCAAAGTGCAACGAACCGCTGAATATTCGCTGGTCGAGACGGCTTCCAGATGGTGTTGAACCATCCACCGTGACCATCAGGCTTAACCCTGCTGGACAGTGGTACATCAGTCTGAGGTTTGATGACCCCAGAGATTTGACACTGCAGCCCGTCGACCCGTCGGTTGGTTTGGACGTAGGGATGAGCAGTCTCATTACCCTGAGTACAGGGGAAAAGATTGCCAACCCCAAGCACTTTAACCGCTACTACAAACGACTCCGTAAGGCGCAGCGGTCTTTGAGTCGCAAACAAAAAGGCTCTCGCAATTGGGATAAGGCGCGGTTGAAAGTTGCCAAGATTCACCAGAAAATCTCTGATTCCAGAAAAGACCATTTGCACCAGTTGACGACTCGATTGATACGTGAAAACCAAACGATCGTAATCGAGTCGTTGGCTGTGAAAAACATGGTCAAGAACCGTCAGCTTGCTCGATCCATCAGTGATGCTGGATGGGGTGAACTGGTACGGCAATTGGAATACAAGGCCCAGTGGTATGGTCGGACACTGGTGAAGATTGACCGATGGTTTCCCAGTTCTAAACGCTGTGGACAGTGTGGTCACATTGTTGAGCGGTTGCCATTGAGCGTCCGAGAATGGGACTGTCCTAAGTGTGGGGCGCACCATGATCGGGATATAAATGCCGCTGGGAATATTTTGGCCGTGGGACACACGGTTACAGTCTGTGGAGCGGGTGTAAGACCTGATAGACATACGTCTGGAGGGCAACTGCGAAGAAGCAGAAAGTCCCAAAAGTGA
- a CDS encoding E3 ubiquitin ligase family protein, producing the protein MGVFAHLCLTGSAFLFALEGYYRLQLRGIKVASPSTIGELEKFQQQVAQEMGSGSWREYVQVVGQVTTSQPLLSEVKRIPCVYYKTIISREYEKEGSDRPSEIIGRHEQSTLFLLRDHQGEIEVNPFGAEIEAVQVLDELRPADQPHAFALSLGFLSFNWHFGKGTTLGYRYQEWVLPLGQPVSVVGMASDQGGVLRLQKPQNRGQKFIISLSFEDPLIQQYKQQKRKMTYASLGATLCGVCGLVLALF; encoded by the coding sequence ATGGGGGTTTTTGCTCACCTTTGCTTAACGGGGTCAGCTTTTCTCTTCGCCCTTGAGGGCTATTATCGGTTGCAGCTCAGGGGAATAAAGGTGGCCAGTCCTAGCACCATTGGCGAGTTAGAGAAATTCCAACAACAGGTCGCTCAGGAGATGGGGAGCGGCAGTTGGCGCGAGTACGTGCAGGTGGTTGGTCAAGTAACCACGTCTCAGCCCTTGCTCTCCGAGGTGAAGCGCATTCCCTGTGTCTATTACAAAACGATTATCAGCCGCGAGTATGAAAAAGAGGGGAGCGATCGCCCCTCGGAAATCATTGGCCGCCATGAGCAGTCAACCCTATTTTTGCTGCGAGATCACCAAGGGGAGATCGAAGTCAATCCCTTCGGTGCTGAAATTGAAGCCGTGCAGGTCTTAGATGAATTGCGGCCTGCGGATCAACCCCATGCCTTTGCCCTCTCCTTGGGCTTCCTCTCCTTCAATTGGCACTTTGGCAAGGGTACAACCCTCGGCTATCGCTATCAGGAGTGGGTGCTGCCCTTGGGGCAACCCGTGTCAGTGGTGGGCATGGCCTCGGATCAGGGGGGAGTTCTCCGCCTCCAAAAGCCACAAAACAGGGGACAAAAATTTATCATTTCCCTCAGCTTTGAGGATCCGCTGATTCAGCAGTACAAACAGCAAAAACGAAAAATGACCTATGCTTCCCTTGGTGCCACCCTCTGCGGCGTCTGTGGTTTAGTCTTGGCCTTGTTTTAG
- the secF gene encoding protein translocase subunit SecF — translation MSFSVNRQRSLWWGLSLVVILSGLVAMAISWVSLGSPLRLGLDFIGGTRLQFELACSATHNCSQPIDIDVVRQVLNQQGLGNSSLQIVGEYGVSIRTVPLSVDQRTRLSDALRQKIGDFDPQKTQIETVGPTLGKEILRSGLLALLVSFIGITIYLTLRFQFDYACFALVALVHDVLVTTGIFAILALVAGVEIDSLFIVALLTIIGFSVNDTVVIYDRVRETLKLNPELGIQEVVDQAVVQTLGRSINTTLTTLLPLITILLFGGDTLRYFALALLIGFTTGAYSSIFIASTLLAWWRDRPPPRPATNTLETTSTP, via the coding sequence ATGAGCTTTAGTGTCAATCGCCAGCGATCGCTCTGGTGGGGTCTATCTTTGGTGGTCATTCTCAGTGGGCTTGTGGCCATGGCCATCTCGTGGGTGTCCCTGGGCAGTCCCCTGCGGTTAGGCTTAGATTTTATTGGCGGGACGCGGTTGCAATTTGAACTGGCCTGTAGCGCCACTCACAACTGTTCCCAGCCCATTGATATTGATGTGGTGCGTCAAGTGCTCAACCAGCAGGGATTGGGTAACAGCAGCCTGCAAATTGTGGGTGAGTATGGGGTGAGTATTCGCACAGTGCCCCTCTCTGTGGATCAGCGCACCCGCCTCAGTGATGCCCTCAGGCAAAAAATCGGTGACTTTGACCCCCAGAAAACCCAAATTGAGACCGTTGGCCCCACCCTTGGCAAAGAAATCCTGCGATCGGGACTGCTGGCACTGTTGGTGTCGTTTATTGGCATTACGATTTATCTGACGCTGCGCTTCCAGTTTGACTATGCCTGTTTTGCCCTTGTCGCCCTTGTCCACGATGTATTGGTAACCACGGGAATTTTTGCCATTTTGGCACTGGTGGCAGGGGTGGAAATTGATAGCCTCTTCATTGTCGCGCTGCTCACGATCATTGGTTTTTCGGTGAACGATACAGTGGTCATCTACGATCGCGTGCGGGAAACCCTGAAGCTCAACCCAGAGCTTGGAATTCAAGAGGTGGTGGATCAGGCCGTGGTGCAAACCCTTGGACGCTCCATCAATACCACCCTGACAACGCTGCTGCCTCTGATCACGATCCTTCTCTTTGGGGGCGATACGCTGCGCTACTTTGCCTTGGCCTTGCTGATTGGTTTCACAACAGGGGCTTATTCGAGTATTTTCATTGCCAGTACCCTCCTTGCCTGGTGGCGCGATCGCCCGCCGCCGCGTCCCGCTACGAATACCCTGGAGACAACATCGACGCCCTAG
- the secD gene encoding protein translocase subunit SecD has protein sequence MGKYRGWLIAILVLLMAATWVIVRTPARLGLDLRGGAQLTLQVQTTDKVPQITPQVLAAVQGVVQRRIDGLGVAEAVVQTAGDDKLLVQLPGVTDPQQAERILKGTAQLLFAVQKPGTETQLQIERQLQSQLLLEQAQLLAEQAQKANDPEALKEIEAKLEKNRESLEKSQKAIASLFTPSDLTGAMLTEAFASPVAPASPNWSVIVRFDSQGAELFAQLTKEIAGTGRSLGIFLDDRLISAPTVAVEYAETGIVGGSAEISGGFTAQTANDLAIQLQGGALPVPLEVVENRTVGASLGQDSIRDSLYAGLAGLVLVLVFMVAYYRLPGLIADIALLLYAIFTYAAFLLFGVTLTLPGIAGFILSIGMAVDANVLIFERTREELRAGKTLYRSVEAGFDRAFASILDSNVTTLIACAALFALGTGFVRGFAVTLAIGIGISMFTALTCSRTFLFYAISIPSLRRPHWFCPKLESVR, from the coding sequence ATGGGAAAATATCGCGGCTGGCTGATTGCGATTTTGGTGTTGCTGATGGCCGCCACGTGGGTCATTGTGCGCACGCCGGCGCGGCTGGGCTTAGATCTGCGGGGGGGTGCCCAACTGACGTTGCAGGTGCAAACCACAGACAAAGTGCCGCAAATTACGCCCCAAGTGCTGGCAGCAGTTCAAGGGGTGGTGCAGCGGCGGATTGATGGCTTGGGTGTTGCCGAAGCAGTGGTACAAACCGCCGGCGACGATAAGCTCTTGGTGCAGTTGCCCGGGGTGACGGATCCGCAGCAGGCGGAGCGAATTCTCAAGGGGACAGCGCAACTACTCTTTGCTGTGCAAAAGCCGGGCACAGAGACTCAACTACAAATTGAGCGGCAACTGCAGTCACAACTGCTGCTGGAACAGGCTCAACTCTTGGCGGAGCAAGCTCAGAAGGCCAATGATCCCGAAGCCCTGAAGGAGATTGAGGCAAAGCTAGAAAAAAACCGTGAATCCCTTGAAAAAAGCCAGAAAGCGATCGCCAGCCTCTTTACACCCTCCGATTTAACCGGGGCAATGCTCACCGAGGCCTTTGCCAGTCCCGTGGCGCCCGCATCCCCAAACTGGAGTGTGATTGTGCGCTTTGACAGCCAGGGGGCTGAGCTTTTTGCCCAACTGACGAAGGAGATTGCTGGCACGGGGCGCAGCCTTGGGATTTTTCTCGACGATCGCCTGATTAGTGCCCCAACGGTGGCGGTGGAATATGCCGAGACGGGAATCGTCGGGGGCAGTGCCGAAATCTCCGGTGGCTTCACTGCCCAAACCGCCAATGATCTGGCCATTCAGTTGCAGGGGGGAGCGCTGCCGGTTCCCCTAGAGGTGGTGGAAAACCGCACGGTTGGTGCTTCCCTGGGGCAAGACAGTATTCGCGATAGCCTCTATGCGGGCTTGGCCGGCTTGGTGTTGGTGCTAGTCTTCATGGTGGCCTACTATCGCCTCCCGGGACTCATTGCCGATATTGCCCTGCTTCTATACGCCATTTTTACCTATGCGGCCTTTCTGCTGTTTGGGGTGACGCTCACCCTGCCGGGGATTGCGGGTTTTATTCTCAGTATTGGCATGGCCGTTGATGCCAACGTCCTGATTTTTGAGCGCACTCGCGAGGAGTTACGGGCAGGGAAAACCCTCTACCGTTCCGTTGAAGCGGGATTCGATCGCGCCTTTGCCAGTATTCTGGATAGCAACGTCACCACCTTGATTGCCTGTGCTGCCCTCTTTGCCTTGGGGACAGGGTTTGTCCGCGGGTTTGCCGTTACCCTTGCCATTGGTATTGGCATTAGTATGTTTACGGCTCTCACCTGTAGTCGCACGTTCCTGTTCTATGCCATTAGTATTCCCAGTCTGCGTAGACCCCATTGGTTCTGTCCAAAACTGGAGAGTGTTCGATGA
- the psaM gene encoding photosystem I reaction center subunit XII, with protein sequence MALTDTQVYVALVIALLPAVLAFRLSTELYK encoded by the coding sequence ATGGCGCTGACCGATACCCAAGTTTACGTTGCCCTTGTAATTGCTCTTTTGCCTGCGGTACTGGCATTTCGGCTGTCCACTGAGTTGTACAAGTAG